The following coding sequences lie in one Wolbachia endosymbiont strain TRS of Brugia malayi genomic window:
- the rpsL gene encoding 30S ribosomal protein S12, producing the protein MPTINQLVRKGRLKLSCKKKVPALGKSNPQRRGVCTKVYTTTPRKPNSALRKVARVRISGYGEVTAYIPGEGHNLQEHSVVLIRGGRVKDLPGVRYHIIRGALDLRGVQNRKKARSKYGVKKSS; encoded by the coding sequence ATGCCTACGATAAATCAATTGGTACGTAAGGGCAGATTGAAATTGTCCTGTAAGAAGAAGGTACCAGCCTTGGGGAAAAGCAACCCCCAGAGAAGAGGTGTTTGCACTAAAGTGTACACTACAACTCCTAGGAAGCCTAACTCAGCACTACGTAAAGTGGCTAGAGTAAGAATTAGTGGGTATGGTGAAGTGACAGCTTATATACCTGGTGAAGGCCATAATTTACAAGAGCACTCTGTTGTTTTAATACGTGGTGGTCGGGTTAAAGATTTACCAGGTGTGCGTTATCATATAATAAGAGGTGCTCTTGATCTGCGTGGTGTACAAAATCGCAAAAAGGCTCGTTCAAAATATGGTGTAAAAAAATCTAGTTAA
- a CDS encoding protein-disulfide reductase DsbD domain-containing protein: MKISIYLILFLLFSCTQLYANEEVAKFDLLIGKVNEANLTFEGAIKVTIKPGWHIYYKDPGDFGLPTSFDCKGNTSNIDIHWPTPKEHRDNLGREIFISNVYENMVLFPFRVNMFSSQEYVDLNFHIKYAICKDKCIPKNAEIKVRQPLKNFVDSDVNELINEWYKK; this comes from the coding sequence ATGAAAATAAGCATATATTTAATATTGTTTTTGCTTTTCTCTTGCACTCAACTGTATGCTAACGAAGAAGTTGCAAAATTTGATTTGCTTATTGGTAAGGTAAATGAAGCAAACCTCACCTTTGAAGGTGCAATAAAGGTTACAATAAAACCAGGCTGGCATATATATTACAAAGATCCTGGAGATTTCGGTCTCCCCACTTCTTTTGATTGCAAGGGTAATACATCAAATATAGATATTCACTGGCCTACTCCAAAAGAGCATAGAGATAATTTAGGAAGAGAGATATTTATCAGTAACGTATATGAGAACATGGTGTTATTTCCCTTTAGGGTGAATATGTTTTCAAGTCAAGAGTATGTTGATCTTAACTTTCATATAAAATATGCGATATGTAAAGATAAGTGCATTCCTAAAAATGCTGAGATAAAAGTCAGACAGCCACTGAAGAATTTTGTAGATTCTGATGTCAATGAACTCATAAATGAGTGGTATAAAAAATAG
- a CDS encoding porin has protein sequence MKLRYCLVILFSLLFSQSNTGARVILDKEIFYTELDGKMDLRFSYTFNKDSFNIKPKDKTSSYSYLRLFYLQRVYPNTQMGFNIKAEVSNISNLKALDIEKLNMEEWYFIIKNQGLGSIEYGKRNLVSQSMLINTSKIYVAAGGANGYWANYANLLGNEKKDDGAGYDKDEVFWVKPSIYSNYSGLKLKLKQPVVSYISPEIYNFQLGLSYVPGKNNLQYNNLVASGLSYKNGLSDDISFTTTLTGEFARGDLADCTNKNPSNLQCHNQLLHWNFGLKLKFFNLDCIFSYGNSGKSGKKLDSEVSSTYYMNAGVAYRSDSRKLSLTYFSGGQDIIGKGINKLTSYALSLEYPLFMGTSYYFDIVKFNTEEPKVMNNNSGYILLAGLKLIF, from the coding sequence ATGAAATTAAGGTACTGCCTAGTGATACTGTTTTCATTGTTGTTTTCACAAAGTAATACTGGCGCTAGAGTAATTTTGGACAAGGAAATATTTTATACAGAGCTAGACGGGAAAATGGATTTGAGATTTAGCTATACCTTCAACAAAGATTCTTTCAATATTAAGCCTAAAGATAAGACTTCAAGTTATTCATACCTGCGCCTTTTTTATTTACAACGTGTTTATCCAAATACTCAAATGGGGTTTAATATAAAGGCAGAGGTTTCCAATATCTCTAATCTAAAAGCGTTAGACATAGAGAAGTTAAACATGGAGGAATGGTATTTTATCATTAAAAACCAGGGGCTTGGATCAATTGAATATGGTAAAAGAAATTTGGTTAGCCAAAGTATGCTGATTAACACTTCAAAGATTTATGTAGCTGCTGGAGGGGCAAATGGTTACTGGGCAAACTATGCAAACTTGCTTGGTAATGAAAAAAAAGATGATGGTGCTGGATATGATAAAGATGAGGTGTTCTGGGTAAAGCCCAGTATTTATAGTAATTACAGTGGACTTAAACTAAAGTTAAAGCAGCCAGTGGTAAGCTATATCTCTCCTGAGATTTATAATTTTCAATTGGGGCTCAGTTATGTTCCAGGAAAAAATAACTTACAGTACAACAACCTGGTTGCTTCTGGCCTTTCCTATAAAAACGGCCTATCAGATGATATAAGCTTTACTACTACTTTGACTGGTGAATTTGCAAGGGGAGATTTAGCTGATTGTACCAACAAAAATCCTAGCAATCTCCAGTGTCACAATCAATTACTGCACTGGAATTTTGGTTTGAAACTGAAGTTTTTCAATCTTGATTGCATTTTTTCATATGGTAATAGCGGTAAATCTGGTAAAAAGCTTGATTCTGAAGTAAGTAGCACATATTACATGAATGCAGGTGTTGCTTACCGCTCTGATTCCCGCAAGTTGAGCTTAACATATTTTAGTGGTGGCCAGGATATTATAGGCAAGGGTATAAACAAATTAACTTCATATGCTTTGAGTCTTGAATATCCTCTTTTTATGGGCACTTCATACTATTTCGATATTGTAAAATTTAATACCGAAGAACCTAAAGTAATGAATAACAACTCAGGTTACATACTCTTAGCTGGATTGAAGTTAATTTTTTAA
- a CDS encoding YgfZ/GcvT domain-containing protein, with translation MGYIPLPSRGVIVLYGPDTRDFLQGVITNDINKLNSQKAIYSLLLSPQGKYLYDFFLIEYGKCILLECENMYLQQIIEKLDLLKTYLRVKIKDISALYKVGILFDTKSTECSNESQVIFQDPRHKLLEMRIIHKNEIKELVGDFAQYERVRIQNLVPDGAKDMVQNLSFPLQYLIDKINGISFNKGCYIGQEVVSRMSRQEIFRKKLYLVEGDNALPNIGTKVTNENNEEVGELRSSIDNIGLALLNTGKSHTNLYADGIGVFVR, from the coding sequence ATGGGTTATATACCATTGCCAAGCCGTGGTGTAATAGTTTTATACGGCCCAGATACGAGGGATTTCCTGCAGGGTGTTATAACAAATGATATCAATAAGTTAAATAGCCAAAAGGCTATTTATTCTTTATTACTTAGTCCTCAGGGAAAATACCTATACGATTTTTTTCTCATTGAATATGGTAAATGTATCCTCTTGGAATGTGAAAACATGTACTTGCAACAAATAATTGAGAAACTAGATTTGCTCAAAACTTATTTAAGAGTGAAGATTAAGGACATTAGTGCACTATATAAGGTTGGGATTTTGTTTGATACTAAGTCAACGGAGTGTAGCAATGAGTCACAGGTTATTTTTCAAGACCCAAGGCATAAGTTATTGGAAATGAGGATAATACACAAAAATGAAATAAAGGAACTAGTTGGAGATTTTGCTCAATATGAAAGAGTGAGAATCCAAAATCTTGTTCCAGATGGAGCGAAAGATATGGTGCAAAATTTGTCGTTTCCGCTGCAATATTTAATCGATAAGATAAACGGTATAAGCTTTAACAAGGGATGTTATATAGGTCAGGAAGTTGTAAGTCGAATGAGCAGACAAGAAATATTCAGAAAAAAGCTTTACCTTGTTGAGGGGGATAATGCACTGCCCAATATTGGCACCAAAGTAACGAATGAAAATAATGAGGAAGTAGGGGAACTGCGCTCTAGCATAGACAACATCGGGCTAGCACTGCTCAACACTGGAAAAAGCCATACAAACTTATACGCTGATGGGATTGGGGTATTTGTGCGTTAG
- the dut gene encoding dUTP diphosphatase produces the protein MQRNKIKVEIKKLSHGKDLPLPCYATMQSAGMDLYAALGNSIVLNPLERLLIPTGIVIVIPNGFEGQIRPRSGLAAKYGITVLNSPGTIDSDYRGEVKVCLINLSNQPYEIKRGDRIAQILIAPVFRVIWDDAERLCTEETERSAGGFGSSGR, from the coding sequence ATACAAAGAAATAAAATTAAAGTAGAAATAAAAAAGTTGTCTCATGGGAAAGATTTGCCTCTTCCGTGTTATGCAACTATGCAGAGTGCTGGTATGGATCTTTATGCTGCACTGGGTAACTCTATTGTTTTAAATCCACTTGAAAGATTACTTATTCCAACTGGAATTGTAATTGTAATACCAAATGGTTTTGAGGGACAAATTCGCCCACGTTCTGGTCTTGCTGCAAAATATGGAATCACTGTCTTAAATTCTCCTGGCACTATAGACTCTGATTATCGCGGTGAGGTTAAAGTTTGCCTAATTAATCTCAGTAATCAGCCATATGAAATAAAAAGGGGAGATAGAATTGCACAAATCCTTATTGCTCCTGTGTTCCGGGTAATTTGGGATGATGCAGAACGATTATGCACTGAAGAAACTGAAAGAAGTGCAGGAGGTTTTGGTTCAAGTGGTAGATAG
- the yihA gene encoding ribosome biogenesis GTP-binding protein YihA/YsxC, whose translation MVRRITLNSNFMFGASDIKSLPNESAPEIAFAGRSNVGKSSLINLLINSKKAARVSSKPGCTRQINFYSMYNDKFRLVDLPGYGCSHASKDETIQYLGLVEYYLIHRRNLRRVFVLIDSKVRLKEIDKDFIYWLTYNNINFDVVLTKIDKVDRENLDAIIESTRKWINNESVSIRQISVRVKYEMTKVRDEFFKFTR comes from the coding sequence ATGGTAAGGCGGATAACATTAAACAGCAATTTTATGTTTGGGGCTTCAGACATAAAGTCATTACCAAATGAATCAGCACCAGAAATTGCGTTTGCTGGCAGATCGAATGTAGGAAAATCTAGTTTAATTAACTTACTGATAAACAGCAAAAAAGCTGCCAGAGTTTCTTCTAAACCTGGATGCACTAGACAAATAAATTTTTATTCTATGTACAATGATAAATTCAGACTTGTTGACCTACCAGGGTATGGCTGTTCTCATGCAAGCAAGGATGAAACAATACAGTACTTAGGCTTAGTTGAATACTATTTGATTCATAGAAGAAACCTGAGAAGAGTGTTTGTACTGATAGATAGCAAAGTAAGACTAAAAGAAATAGACAAAGACTTTATTTATTGGTTAACATATAATAATATTAACTTTGATGTCGTGCTAACAAAAATAGACAAAGTAGATCGAGAGAATCTTGATGCTATTATAGAAAGTACTCGAAAATGGATTAATAACGAAAGTGTGTCAATTCGTCAAATAAGCGTCCGTGTTAAGTATGAAATGACCAAGGTGAGAGATGAGTTTTTCAAGTTTACAAGATAA
- the fusA gene encoding elongation factor G yields MEIDISKYRNIGIMAHIDAGKTTTTERILFYTGKQNRIGEVHDGAASMDWMEQEKERGITITSAATTCFWNGYRINIIDTPGHVDFTIEVERSLRVLDGAVAVFDGVAGVEPQSETVWRQADKYSVPRVCFINKMDRIGVDFYRCVNMIKSKLGVVPLVIQLPIGSEKDFKGVVDLISMKAIIWEEETLGAKFSYEDIPSDLLDKAQEYRNLLLDTAAGMDDEAMNAYFESNDLPVDLLKRCVRSGAIKGAFVPVLCGSAFKNKGVQPLLDSIVDFLPSPVDVDEVVGTDPKDLEKKIKVKPSEKEKFVALAFKVMTDKFVGSLTFIRIYSGKLKSKSTVLNAGKNETEGIGRMLLMHANNREDINEAKVGDIVALVGLKKAITGDTLCSSDFPILLERMEFPEPVIEIAVEPRTTSDQEKLGIALSRLVAEDPSLRMSVNAENGQTILKGMGELHLEIITDRVKREFNVDVNIGAPQVAYRETITKSVEIDYTHKKQSGGAGQFAKVKILFEPLEAGSGFQFESKIVGGAIPKEYIPGVQNGLELIKEGGMVSGFPVIDFKATLIDGAFHEVDSSPLAFELAAKGAFKEMASKAGPKMLEPIMKVEIITPEEYMGDIMGDVNSRRGQVLSMETHNNSTIILALVPLASMFGYINVLRSMSQGRAQYSMHFSCYEQVPQYVVNELKYN; encoded by the coding sequence ATGGAAATTGATATATCCAAATACAGAAATATAGGTATAATGGCTCATATAGATGCTGGTAAGACTACCACAACAGAGCGTATTTTATTTTATACTGGTAAGCAAAATAGAATTGGTGAAGTGCATGATGGTGCAGCTTCTATGGATTGGATGGAGCAAGAAAAAGAACGTGGTATTACAATCACGTCTGCTGCAACAACTTGTTTTTGGAATGGTTATAGAATCAATATAATAGACACTCCCGGGCATGTTGACTTTACTATTGAAGTCGAAAGGTCTTTAAGAGTTTTAGATGGTGCAGTTGCTGTATTTGATGGAGTTGCGGGAGTTGAACCTCAATCTGAGACTGTTTGGCGTCAAGCTGATAAGTATAGTGTTCCTCGTGTCTGTTTTATTAACAAGATGGATAGAATAGGAGTCGATTTTTATCGATGTGTTAATATGATAAAGAGTAAGCTTGGGGTAGTACCTTTAGTCATTCAGCTACCAATAGGGAGTGAAAAAGATTTTAAAGGTGTAGTTGATCTAATTTCTATGAAAGCCATTATATGGGAAGAAGAGACATTAGGTGCTAAATTTTCTTATGAAGATATTCCTTCTGATTTACTTGATAAGGCTCAAGAGTATCGAAATCTTTTATTAGACACTGCTGCTGGAATGGATGATGAAGCAATGAATGCTTACTTTGAATCTAACGACTTGCCAGTAGATTTGTTGAAAAGATGCGTGAGAAGTGGAGCTATCAAAGGAGCATTTGTTCCTGTGTTGTGTGGATCAGCATTTAAAAATAAAGGCGTGCAACCACTTTTAGACAGTATAGTTGATTTTTTACCTTCTCCTGTTGATGTTGATGAAGTTGTTGGAACCGATCCTAAGGATTTAGAAAAGAAAATTAAGGTTAAACCTTCAGAAAAAGAGAAATTTGTTGCTCTTGCATTTAAGGTGATGACAGATAAATTTGTGGGTAGCTTAACGTTTATTCGTATTTATTCCGGTAAGTTAAAGTCTAAATCTACTGTGTTAAATGCAGGAAAAAATGAGACTGAAGGAATTGGTAGAATGTTACTTATGCATGCAAACAATAGGGAAGATATAAACGAAGCTAAAGTTGGGGATATAGTTGCTTTAGTGGGATTGAAGAAAGCAATCACTGGTGATACTTTATGTTCATCTGATTTTCCTATATTGTTAGAACGTATGGAATTTCCTGAACCTGTTATTGAAATTGCTGTAGAACCTAGAACTACTTCAGATCAGGAGAAGTTGGGTATTGCTTTAAGTAGGTTAGTTGCAGAAGATCCTTCTTTAAGAATGTCAGTGAATGCAGAAAATGGTCAGACTATATTAAAAGGTATGGGCGAGTTACATCTTGAAATCATTACTGATAGAGTAAAGCGTGAATTTAACGTTGATGTCAATATTGGCGCTCCTCAAGTTGCATATCGTGAGACTATTACTAAATCTGTTGAAATTGATTACACGCATAAGAAGCAATCAGGAGGTGCTGGTCAATTTGCTAAAGTAAAGATTTTGTTTGAGCCTCTTGAGGCTGGTTCTGGATTTCAATTTGAAAGTAAAATTGTAGGTGGTGCAATTCCAAAAGAATATATTCCTGGTGTACAAAATGGTCTGGAATTGATAAAAGAAGGAGGTATGGTTTCTGGCTTTCCGGTTATCGATTTTAAGGCTACTCTTATTGATGGTGCTTTTCACGAAGTTGATTCAAGCCCTTTGGCTTTTGAGCTAGCTGCTAAGGGTGCTTTTAAAGAAATGGCAAGTAAGGCTGGCCCAAAAATGTTAGAGCCTATAATGAAAGTTGAGATTATTACACCTGAGGAATATATGGGCGATATTATGGGCGATGTAAATAGTAGGAGGGGACAGGTTTTAAGTATGGAGACACATAATAATAGCACTATAATTCTTGCTTTAGTGCCTCTTGCAAGTATGTTTGGTTATATAAATGTTTTGCGTTCTATGTCTCAAGGAAGAGCTCAATATAGCATGCATTTTTCTTGTTATGAACAAGTACCACAGTATGTGGTCAATGAGTTAAAGTATAATTAA
- a CDS encoding co-chaperone GroES: MSLSVLDDSVLIKPINEEKQGGIVLPSSAEKKPTKGEVIAIGEGSRNSSGERIALTVKAGDKVFYRQWAGTEIEHGSEKLIVMKESDILAIIK; the protein is encoded by the coding sequence ATAAGCTTAAGTGTATTGGATGATAGTGTTCTGATTAAACCTATCAATGAAGAAAAGCAAGGTGGGATTGTACTTCCATCAAGTGCTGAAAAGAAACCTACTAAAGGTGAAGTTATAGCAATCGGTGAAGGTTCACGCAATTCAAGTGGCGAACGCATAGCTTTGACTGTAAAAGCTGGTGATAAAGTGTTTTATCGCCAATGGGCTGGTACAGAAATAGAACACGGTAGTGAAAAGCTTATCGTAATGAAGGAGTCAGATATACTTGCTATTATTAAGTAG
- a CDS encoding phage head-tail connector protein, with protein sequence MQHKSKPGSLPVTLKEVKSFLRIENAQDDKLISNLIFIATDYAGWYMKNSLVKQTWQVLL encoded by the coding sequence TTGCAGCATAAATCTAAGCCTGGATCTCTTCCAGTGACTTTGAAGGAAGTTAAATCTTTTTTGCGCATTGAAAATGCTCAAGATGATAAGTTGATTTCAAATCTAATTTTTATAGCAACCGATTACGCTGGATGGTATATGAAAAATTCGCTAGTAAAACAAACGTGGCAAGTTTTATTGTGA
- the rpsG gene encoding 30S ribosomal protein S7 yields MARRNKARKRKISPDSRYDSVLLMRFINVIMKYGKKSVAEKIVYNALSSAEKEVNERGVSIFETAVENVTPSVEVRSRRIGGATYQVPVEVKKDRAVSLALRWIVKSASAMRKKSGKGFFKCLCSEILDAYNKRGGAFKMCEEKYKMAEANKAFSHLRF; encoded by the coding sequence ATGGCTCGTCGAAATAAAGCAAGGAAGAGAAAAATAAGTCCCGATTCGCGTTACGATAGTGTTTTACTGATGCGTTTCATTAATGTAATCATGAAATATGGTAAAAAATCCGTTGCAGAAAAAATTGTCTATAATGCTTTGTCTTCAGCTGAAAAAGAGGTGAATGAAAGAGGAGTGTCAATTTTTGAAACGGCAGTGGAGAATGTTACACCTTCTGTAGAAGTGCGTTCCCGTCGTATTGGTGGTGCAACTTATCAAGTGCCTGTTGAAGTTAAAAAAGATAGAGCTGTTTCTTTGGCGTTGAGGTGGATTGTTAAATCAGCTTCTGCTATGCGAAAAAAAAGTGGAAAAGGGTTTTTTAAGTGTTTGTGCTCTGAAATATTGGATGCATATAATAAACGCGGCGGTGCATTTAAGATGTGTGAAGAAAAATATAAAATGGCTGAAGCTAACAAGGCTTTTTCTCATCTTCGTTTTTAA
- the groL gene encoding chaperonin GroEL (60 kDa chaperone family; promotes refolding of misfolded polypeptides especially under stressful conditions; forms two stacked rings of heptamers to form a barrel-shaped 14mer; ends can be capped by GroES; misfolded proteins enter the barrel where they are refolded when GroES binds), giving the protein MTNVVVSGEQLQEAFREVAVMVDSTVAITAGPRGKTVGINKPYGAPEITKDGYKVMKGIKPEKPLHAAITSIFAQSCFQCNDKVGDGTTTCSILTSNMIMEALKSIAAGNDRVSIKNGMQKAKDAVLEGITSMSRTIPLEKMDEVAQVAIISANGDKDIGNSIADAVKKVGKEGVITVEESKGSKELEVELTTGMQFDRGYLSPYFITSNEKMIVEFDDPYLLITEKKLSIIQPLLPILEAVVKSGKPLLIIAEDIEGEALSTLVINKLRGGLKVTAVKAPGFGDRRKEMLEDIAALTGAKYVIKDELGIKMEDLTLEDLGTAKNVKVTKDNTTIVSGSSDSDRVKARVEQIKSQIETSTSDYDKEKLRERLAKLSGGVAVLKVGGVTEVEVKERRDRVEDALHATRAAIEEGIVPGGGVALLYASSALDKLKGGSDEEQIGINIIKKVLSAPIKRLVKNAGLESAVIIDHLTKQNDKELIYNVEAMNYANAFTAGVIDPAKVVRIAFETAISVASVLITTESMIVDVPNKEENASSSMGAGGMGGMNGF; this is encoded by the coding sequence ATGACTAATGTAGTAGTGTCAGGTGAACAGTTGCAAGAAGCTTTTCGTGAAGTTGCAGTGATGGTGGACTCAACGGTAGCAATAACTGCTGGACCTAGAGGAAAAACAGTAGGGATTAATAAGCCCTATGGAGCACCAGAAATTACAAAAGATGGTTATAAGGTAATGAAGGGTATTAAGCCTGAAAAACCTTTACATGCTGCAATAACAAGCATCTTTGCTCAAAGTTGTTTTCAATGTAATGATAAAGTTGGTGATGGTACAACAACGTGTTCAATACTAACTAGCAACATGATAATGGAAGCTTTAAAGTCAATTGCCGCTGGAAACGATCGTGTTAGCATCAAAAACGGGATGCAAAAGGCAAAAGATGCAGTATTAGAAGGGATTACATCAATGTCCCGCACAATTCCTTTGGAAAAAATGGATGAAGTAGCACAAGTTGCAATAATTTCTGCAAATGGTGATAAGGATATTGGTAATAGCATTGCTGATGCTGTTAAAAAAGTTGGAAAAGAAGGTGTGATTACCGTTGAAGAAAGTAAGGGCTCAAAAGAGTTAGAAGTTGAGCTTACTACTGGTATGCAATTTGATCGCGGTTATCTTTCTCCATACTTTATCACAAGTAATGAGAAAATGATTGTAGAATTTGATGATCCATATCTCTTAATTACAGAGAAAAAATTGAGTATTATACAGCCATTGCTTCCTATTCTTGAAGCTGTTGTTAAGTCTGGTAAACCTTTACTTATTATTGCAGAAGATATTGAAGGTGAAGCATTAAGTACTTTGGTTATCAACAAATTGCGTGGTGGTCTAAAAGTTACTGCAGTGAAAGCTCCAGGTTTTGGAGATAGAAGAAAAGAGATGCTTGAAGATATAGCAGCTTTAACTGGTGCTAAATATGTAATAAAAGACGAGCTTGGAATCAAGATGGAAGACCTAACTCTTGAAGATCTTGGTACTGCTAAAAATGTTAAAGTTACTAAAGATAATACTACAATTGTCAGCGGAAGCAGTGACTCTGATAGAGTAAAAGCTAGAGTCGAGCAGATCAAATCTCAAATTGAAACCTCAACTTCTGATTATGATAAAGAAAAGCTAAGGGAGCGTTTAGCAAAGCTATCAGGTGGCGTTGCTGTGCTTAAAGTCGGTGGAGTAACTGAAGTAGAAGTTAAAGAGCGTAGAGATAGAGTTGAGGATGCATTACATGCAACAAGAGCTGCAATTGAAGAAGGTATAGTTCCAGGTGGTGGAGTTGCACTTCTTTATGCTTCGTCTGCTCTCGATAAGCTAAAAGGTGGAAGTGATGAAGAACAGATAGGTATAAATATTATCAAGAAAGTTCTCAGTGCCCCAATCAAGAGATTAGTTAAAAATGCTGGCCTTGAGTCCGCTGTTATAATTGATCATTTGACTAAGCAGAATGATAAAGAGCTTATATATAATGTCGAGGCTATGAATTATGCTAATGCATTTACTGCCGGTGTCATTGATCCAGCAAAGGTAGTACGTATTGCTTTTGAAACAGCGATATCCGTTGCAAGTGTGCTGATTACTACTGAATCTATGATAGTTGATGTACCAAACAAGGAAGAAAACGCTTCATCTTCTATGGGTGCAGGCGGCATGGGTGGAATGAATGGATTCTAA
- the argB gene encoding acetylglutamate kinase — protein sequence MKNSEFLKGEVSFEQKAKILLEALSSIPNFVGETFVIKCGGITISDETLFNTFVHNVVLLKQLGINPVIVHDGEYEIDSVLKILGINSKFVNDIRLTDKDTMRIIEMVLCGSINKKIVQHINSAGGSAIGLCGKDGNLIKAEKISTTLRENGSNNVEKILDMGFIGIPTEINPDILFFIEESDFIPVIAPIGHGKNGETYHIDADGAAGAIAVAVSASKMIIFSDVCEEMDKIDGRKISVKNLNASINCGKIKGERFVEKLTACAKMVEECAGIAHIVNGRIPNIMIDLFTESNSSVSIVNDL from the coding sequence ATGAAGAACAGTGAATTTTTAAAGGGTGAGGTATCATTTGAGCAAAAAGCAAAAATATTACTTGAAGCGCTGTCTAGCATACCCAACTTTGTAGGCGAAACCTTTGTTATCAAATGTGGCGGTATAACAATATCGGATGAAACACTGTTCAATACCTTTGTGCATAATGTTGTCTTGTTGAAGCAGCTTGGTATAAATCCGGTTATAGTCCATGATGGAGAGTATGAAATTGATTCCGTACTAAAAATCTTGGGTATCAATAGTAAGTTTGTAAATGATATCAGACTTACAGATAAGGATACTATGAGAATCATTGAAATGGTGTTATGTGGTTCAATTAATAAAAAAATTGTTCAGCATATAAATTCTGCTGGTGGTTCAGCTATTGGGTTATGTGGAAAAGATGGCAACCTAATAAAAGCCGAAAAAATAAGTACTACACTTAGAGAAAATGGATCGAATAATGTAGAAAAGATATTAGATATGGGATTTATTGGCATACCAACTGAGATCAATCCTGATATATTGTTTTTCATTGAAGAATCAGATTTTATACCAGTTATTGCGCCTATCGGTCATGGAAAAAATGGAGAAACATATCACATTGATGCCGATGGCGCTGCGGGTGCAATAGCAGTTGCAGTTTCTGCATCTAAAATGATAATCTTTAGCGACGTATGTGAAGAAATGGATAAAATTGATGGTAGGAAGATATCTGTTAAAAATTTAAATGCATCGATTAATTGTGGTAAAATTAAGGGAGAAAGATTTGTTGAAAAACTTACAGCATGTGCTAAAATGGTAGAAGAATGTGCTGGAATTGCTCATATAGTTAATGGGAGAATACCTAATATTATGATTGATTTATTTACTGAGAGCAATTCTAGTGTATCAATTGTAAATGATTTATAG